One Tubulanus polymorphus chromosome 5, tnTubPoly1.2, whole genome shotgun sequence DNA segment encodes these proteins:
- the LOC141905940 gene encoding death-associated protein kinase 3-like: MTELEFRTENFEDFYELTDDVLGNGRFSVVWRCAEIATGREYAAKIIKKKRYKSSSRRGALSIDDIKREAAILNDLAHENVISIHDAFENGNQVVLVLELVTGGELFEYLSEKDHLTEAEAVAFLKQILTGVKHMHEKNIAHLDLKPENIMLMNHGSNVLKLIDFGLSKRMAPNEELREMMGTPEFVAPEVINFEPLSVNTDMWSIGVIAYLLVSGRLPFHAENKQATYAKISANDYRFAEDEFASVSERAKDFIARLLVKDPRRRMDVRACFEHPWMKAADDDVTGRKQELLIKLEAMDIKSLRTYVTNKRINLAYRS, encoded by the coding sequence ATGACTGAGTTGGAATTTCGAACGGAGAACTTCGAAGATTTCTACGAGCTGACCGACGACGTGCTCGGCAACGGCCGGTTCTCGGTCGTGTGGCGTTGCGCGGAGATCGCGACCGGGCGCGAGTACGCGGCGAAAATCATCAAGAAAAAACGCTACAAGTCGAGCAGTCGGCGCGGCGCGCTGTCGATCGACGACATCAAGCGCgaggcggccattttgaacGATTTGGCGCACGAGAACGTGATATCGATACACGACGCGTTCGAGAATGGTAACCAGGTCGTTCTGGTTCTCGAACTGGTGACCGGCGGCGAACTGTTCGAGTATCTGTCCGAGAAGGATCATCTGACGGAAGCAGAGGCTGTCGCGTTCTTGAAACAGATTCTGACGGGCGTCAAACATATGCACGAAAAGAACATCGCACATCTAGACTTGAAACCGGAGAATATAATGCTGATGAACCACGGCAGTAACGTTTTGAAGCTGATCGATTTCGGCTTGTCGAAGAGGATGGCTCCGAACGAGGAGTTGAGGGAGATGATGGGCACGCCGGAGTTCGTCGCGCCGGAGGTGATCAATTTCGAGCCGTTGTCGGTGAACACGGACATGTGGAGCATCGGCGTGATCGCGTACCTGCTCGTCAGCGGCCGGCTGCCGTTCCACGCCGAAAACAAACAGGCGACGTACGCGAAAATATCGGCGAACGATTACCGGTTCGCCGAGGACGAGTTCGCGTCGGTCAGCGAACGCGCGAAGGATTTCATCGCGAGGTTGCTGGTGAAGGATCCGCGCCGGCGTATGGACGTGCGCGCGTGTTTCGAGCACCCGTGGATGAAAGCCGCGGACGACGACGTCACCGGACGCAAACAGGAGCTGCTCATCAAACTCGAAGCGATGGATATTAAATCGCTGAGGACTTACGTTACGAACAAACGGATTAACCTAGCTTATCGGTCTTAA